Proteins encoded within one genomic window of Enterococcus haemoperoxidus ATCC BAA-382:
- a CDS encoding cytosine permease, with translation MESVEKQVITDAPTYSAELLPKTGADKNWGIFNYVTLWMGAVHNILSYMTVAGFFLLGLNTKQVLAAVMLSAVIVSIFYVLNGIASAKYGLPFPMLLRSVFGVKGAIIPSLCRGLIAGVVFFGTQSVVSAQSLDVLFSRIFPNYMNIGGGMTILGMPAPTMLSYLIVWCVTVALFLGGTKVLDKFGNWSSPIVYVFIIGAAVWTIQIAGGFGPILAYTPANATTSPIVFIACVSALVSNWAGPIVNIGDFTQKAKTSKAMIIGLPLGFILSYILFAITCVGLIAGTQIAFGEPIFNIVNAFDKIDNTFAVFVLILALNMGALAFVVFGNLFPAGLQMSSLFPKILDVKKAGVLTAIIGTMILPWKLVENASTLFYFYSFIGSMFGPIAGIMLASFYIEHKQVLNLDNIYVGNGDLGEFKSGYNKKAMITLATSFVITMSGAFLQSIPFLKTINDFAFFSGLIFSFVVYSVLSKVVKGEKA, from the coding sequence ATGGAATCAGTAGAAAAACAAGTCATTACGGACGCACCGACCTACTCGGCAGAATTATTGCCAAAAACAGGGGCAGATAAAAATTGGGGAATCTTCAACTATGTCACTTTATGGATGGGCGCAGTTCACAATATTCTTTCTTATATGACTGTAGCAGGTTTCTTCTTATTAGGTTTAAATACGAAACAAGTGCTAGCCGCCGTAATGTTGTCTGCTGTGATCGTCTCGATTTTCTATGTACTAAACGGGATTGCATCCGCTAAATATGGGTTGCCATTTCCGATGTTGTTACGCTCGGTTTTCGGTGTAAAAGGAGCAATCATTCCGTCGCTATGTCGTGGGTTGATTGCAGGTGTCGTTTTCTTTGGAACACAAAGTGTGGTAAGCGCTCAATCATTAGATGTTTTATTCAGCCGGATTTTTCCTAATTATATGAATATTGGTGGTGGGATGACGATTCTTGGAATGCCTGCTCCAACGATGCTGAGCTATTTGATCGTTTGGTGTGTAACTGTTGCTCTATTCTTAGGTGGAACGAAAGTTTTGGATAAATTTGGTAACTGGTCTTCACCGATTGTTTATGTATTTATTATAGGAGCGGCTGTGTGGACAATTCAAATTGCTGGTGGTTTTGGGCCCATTTTAGCGTATACACCTGCCAATGCAACAACCAGCCCAATTGTTTTTATTGCCTGTGTGAGTGCATTAGTTTCAAATTGGGCAGGGCCAATCGTTAATATCGGCGACTTTACTCAAAAAGCGAAAACATCAAAAGCAATGATCATTGGGTTGCCACTTGGCTTTATTCTTTCTTATATCTTGTTTGCAATTACATGTGTAGGGTTGATTGCAGGCACTCAAATCGCGTTTGGAGAACCGATTTTTAACATTGTCAATGCCTTTGATAAAATCGATAATACATTTGCAGTCTTTGTTTTGATTCTAGCCTTGAATATGGGCGCATTAGCCTTTGTCGTGTTTGGTAATTTATTCCCAGCAGGCTTGCAAATGTCATCCTTGTTTCCAAAAATTTTAGATGTGAAAAAAGCAGGTGTTTTAACAGCTATCATTGGTACGATGATTTTACCTTGGAAATTAGTAGAAAATGCATCGACATTATTTTATTTTTATAGTTTCATTGGATCGATGTTTGGACCAATTGCAGGAATTATGCTAGCGAGTTTTTATATTGAACATAAACAAGTACTCAATTTGGACAACATTTACGTTGGAAATGGTGATCTTGGAGAGTTCAAATCAGGCTATAACAAAAAGGCGATGATTACTTTAGCGACTAGTTTTGTAATTACGATGTCAGGTGCCTTTTTACAATCAATTCCGTTTTTGAAAACGATCAATGATTTTGCCTTTTTTTCAGGATTGATCTTTTCGTTTGTTGTGTACAGTGTTCTTAGCAAAGTGGTGAAAGGAGAAAAAGCATGA
- a CDS encoding nucleoside deaminase translates to MNYMKMAADATVVGMENKFGGPFGATLVRKGEVIVSVSNTMMRDTDPSAHAEMVAVREACKKLETMDLSDCEIYATCEPCPMCVGAILWAGIKTVYYSNTREDAAKHGFSDMHLRNYLDGTDKSSLAMIHTGGCPECDSLWETFDKINLNDVEKER, encoded by the coding sequence ATGAACTATATGAAAATGGCAGCAGATGCAACTGTTGTTGGAATGGAAAATAAATTTGGTGGTCCATTTGGCGCAACACTCGTTAGAAAAGGTGAGGTGATCGTTTCAGTCAGTAATACGATGATGCGAGATACTGACCCATCCGCGCATGCAGAAATGGTTGCTGTGCGTGAGGCTTGTAAAAAGTTAGAGACAATGGACTTATCAGATTGCGAAATTTATGCAACATGTGAACCTTGTCCAATGTGTGTTGGCGCTATTTTATGGGCAGGGATCAAAACGGTCTATTATTCAAATACTAGAGAAGATGCTGCAAAACATGGTTTTTCGGATATGCATTTGCGAAACTATCTTGATGGTACTGATAAATCATCGTTAGCAATGATTCATACAGGCGGATGTCCGGAGTGTGATTCTTTATGGGAAACGTTTGATAAAATCAATTTGAATGATGTGGAGAAGGAAAGGTAG
- the efp gene encoding elongation factor P: MIAVSDLKAGMTFEQDGKLIRVMDASHHKPGKGNTVMRMKLKDVRTGATTDTTMRPDDKVKKAFIESKPVQYLYSQDDTANFMDLETYEQYEIPTSVIEYELKYLLENMEVKIQFYGSEVIGITLPTTVVLKVKETQPSIKGATVSGSGKPAIMETGLVVNVPDFIEADESLEINTQEGTYLKRASK, translated from the coding sequence ATGATAGCAGTAAGTGATCTTAAAGCAGGTATGACTTTTGAACAAGACGGCAAATTAATCCGTGTAATGGATGCTAGCCATCACAAACCTGGTAAAGGAAACACGGTTATGCGTATGAAATTGAAAGATGTTCGTACAGGCGCTACAACGGACACAACGATGCGTCCAGACGATAAAGTCAAGAAAGCTTTTATCGAAAGCAAACCAGTTCAATATTTATACAGCCAAGATGATACAGCTAATTTTATGGATTTAGAAACATATGAACAGTATGAAATTCCAACTTCTGTGATTGAGTATGAATTAAAGTATCTTTTAGAAAATATGGAAGTAAAAATCCAATTTTACGGATCAGAAGTAATTGGGATCACACTTCCAACAACAGTTGTCTTGAAAGTAAAAGAAACACAACCATCGATTAAAGGTGCGACTGTTTCTGGTTCAGGTAAACCCGCAATTATGGAAACAGGTTTAGTAGTAAACGTTCCTGATTTTATCGAAGCGGATGAATCATTAGAAATCAATACACAAGAAGGTACGTATCTAAAACGTGCATCAAAATAA
- a CDS encoding cation:proton antiporter encodes MGFLLTLCLVLLFTKLAGHFCNRVGVPSVIGELLVGILIGPALLGWIKPDDFMHYFSEIGVIILMFIAGLESDLELLKKYWRPALSVALLGIVFPAAMGFGVGEMFQFSVQNSIFLGVLFSATSVSISVQVLKDLKKIDSEEGATILGAAVVDDIVVVLILGIMLSLMNRSTPGGSLPMWEVLLLKVFFFVVIFAASKWLVPWLLNLSKKLIAIEAVSAISLVICLGFAYFAEMLDMGAIIGAFFAGVAIAQTDYRKRVDEKLETIGYTVFIPMFFVSIGLNMTFAGMSKHFLFIVVLTVVAVLSKLLGGALGARVTGFKGISTMIIGSGMVSRGEMALIIAQVGLTSSFLSEEYYSSVIIVIIATTIIAPLLLKATIMKQEKQLQY; translated from the coding sequence ATGGGTTTTCTATTAACATTGTGTCTGGTCTTATTATTTACAAAACTTGCTGGGCATTTTTGTAATCGAGTGGGGGTTCCTTCTGTCATTGGGGAATTGTTAGTCGGTATTTTGATTGGACCAGCCTTATTAGGTTGGATCAAACCAGATGACTTTATGCATTATTTTTCAGAAATCGGTGTTATTATTTTAATGTTTATTGCAGGGTTGGAAAGTGACTTGGAATTATTGAAAAAATATTGGCGGCCGGCCTTATCAGTCGCACTTTTAGGGATAGTATTTCCTGCGGCGATGGGTTTTGGTGTTGGGGAAATGTTTCAGTTTTCCGTTCAAAATTCGATTTTCCTAGGGGTTCTTTTTAGTGCTACATCCGTTAGTATTTCGGTTCAAGTACTTAAAGATTTAAAAAAAATAGACAGTGAAGAGGGAGCGACCATTCTTGGCGCGGCCGTTGTCGATGATATCGTTGTGGTGTTGATCTTAGGAATCATGTTGAGCTTGATGAATCGCTCTACGCCAGGAGGAAGTTTACCGATGTGGGAAGTGTTACTACTGAAAGTTTTCTTCTTTGTTGTGATTTTTGCGGCCAGCAAATGGCTTGTACCTTGGCTTTTGAACTTGAGTAAAAAATTGATTGCGATAGAAGCTGTTTCTGCGATTTCCTTAGTGATTTGTTTAGGTTTTGCCTATTTTGCAGAGATGTTGGACATGGGAGCGATCATCGGAGCCTTTTTTGCTGGGGTAGCAATTGCTCAGACTGATTATCGTAAGCGAGTAGACGAAAAACTAGAGACAATTGGGTATACCGTATTTATTCCGATGTTTTTTGTTTCTATTGGGTTGAATATGACATTTGCCGGTATGTCGAAGCATTTTCTTTTTATTGTCGTTTTAACGGTTGTTGCAGTGTTATCGAAATTATTAGGTGGTGCTTTAGGTGCCCGTGTCACTGGGTTCAAAGGCATTTCTACAATGATTATCGGCTCAGGAATGGTTTCTCGTGGTGAAATGGCATTGATCATTGCTCAAGTAGGTTTGACCTCAAGTTTTCTTTCAGAAGAGTATTATTCATCTGTGATCATTGTTATTATCGCTACGACGATCATTGCCCCATTGTTGTTAAAAGCAACGATCATGAAACAAGAAAAACAACTTCAGTATTAG
- a CDS encoding peptide MFS transporter has protein sequence MDEQQLDKSFLGQPKGLSTLFFTEMWERFSYYGMRAILLYYIYDTVANGGLGLPKETALAIMSIYGSLVFMSSIVGGWLSDRVLGARKTVFFGGVFIMVGHIVLATPFGIAALFLSILLIVIGTGMLKPNVSGMVGHLYSKTDTRRDAGFSIFYMGINIGALLAPFIVGTLGQTYNYHVGFSVAAFGMFFGLLQYYLQGKKSLASIGLKPTNPIGMEERKAFKRSLLMALVFVIVLFGGAFMMGHLTIGFFINSVSVLGILLPVYYFIKMLTSKNVTAEEKPRVLGYIPLFLAGIVFWSLEEQGSSILALFANERTNDTLFGFSIAPSWFQSLNPIFVVVLTPVFVTLWTRLGKRQPSTVVKFSLGLVFAGLSFVLLMLPGLLYGTDTRVSPLWLFFSFFIMIVGEMCISPVGLSITTKLAPKAFESQTVAIWLLADAASQAINAQIARFYTPQTESAYFGIVGIVAVIAGILLILSKKPIKKLMGSVH, from the coding sequence ATGGACGAGCAGCAGTTAGACAAGTCATTTTTGGGTCAGCCAAAAGGATTGTCTACACTCTTCTTTACTGAGATGTGGGAAAGATTTAGTTACTATGGTATGCGGGCAATTCTACTGTACTATATCTATGATACGGTCGCAAACGGCGGTTTAGGGTTACCCAAAGAAACAGCTTTGGCAATCATGTCGATTTATGGATCTCTTGTTTTTATGTCCAGTATTGTTGGTGGCTGGCTCTCTGACCGAGTGCTGGGTGCTAGAAAAACAGTCTTTTTCGGCGGCGTATTCATCATGGTCGGTCACATCGTTCTAGCGACACCATTTGGGATTGCTGCATTATTTCTTTCTATCCTATTGATCGTAATCGGTACAGGGATGTTAAAACCGAACGTCTCCGGTATGGTTGGTCATCTTTATTCAAAAACAGATACACGCCGAGATGCCGGCTTTTCTATTTTTTACATGGGTATCAACATCGGCGCATTACTGGCACCATTCATCGTGGGAACATTAGGTCAAACCTATAACTATCATGTTGGGTTCTCTGTAGCAGCATTTGGTATGTTTTTTGGTTTACTGCAATATTATTTACAAGGTAAAAAATCATTAGCAAGTATCGGCTTAAAACCAACGAATCCGATTGGAATGGAAGAACGCAAAGCATTCAAACGCTCGTTATTGATGGCACTTGTCTTTGTCATCGTACTTTTTGGCGGAGCCTTTATGATGGGGCATTTAACAATTGGTTTCTTTATCAATAGTGTTAGTGTGCTGGGTATTTTGTTACCTGTCTACTATTTTATCAAAATGTTAACCTCTAAAAACGTAACGGCAGAGGAAAAACCGAGAGTTCTTGGTTACATTCCATTGTTTCTAGCAGGAATCGTTTTTTGGTCATTAGAAGAACAAGGCTCTTCAATTTTAGCATTATTTGCAAATGAACGGACAAATGATACCTTGTTTGGGTTTTCAATTGCTCCTAGCTGGTTCCAATCATTAAATCCGATTTTTGTGGTTGTTTTAACGCCTGTTTTCGTGACATTATGGACAAGATTAGGGAAAAGACAGCCATCAACCGTAGTCAAATTTTCATTAGGATTGGTTTTTGCTGGTCTTTCTTTTGTCCTTTTAATGCTGCCAGGATTACTTTACGGAACGGATACGCGAGTTAGTCCTTTATGGTTATTCTTTAGTTTCTTCATTATGATCGTAGGGGAAATGTGTATTTCACCCGTTGGACTATCAATTACAACAAAGCTTGCGCCTAAAGCTTTTGAATCACAAACAGTGGCGATTTGGTTGTTAGCGGATGCCGCTTCACAAGCAATCAATGCTCAAATCGCACGTTTTTATACACCTCAAACTGAATCAGCGTACTTCGGTATCGTCGGAATTGTAGCGGTCATCGCTGGTATTCTACTGATTCTTTCAAAGAAACCAATCAAAAAATTAATGGGTTCTGTCCACTAA
- a CDS encoding YbgA family protein has product MKIIAQRQQEWSALKYLILSKSQSDYRAIRKLFTDDKWDEGKERAFRSYLQHALAEPPKKGNLLNAYQHVWGYFKNKASETERQKYEELLETFSVDHDTLLPFLKELTLKYQEQYLLQSKLLFPKEEK; this is encoded by the coding sequence ATGAAAATAATAGCTCAAAGACAGCAAGAATGGAGTGCATTGAAGTATTTGATTTTGTCAAAATCTCAAAGCGATTATAGAGCAATCAGAAAATTATTTACGGATGATAAGTGGGATGAAGGAAAAGAACGGGCATTTCGAAGCTATTTGCAACACGCACTAGCTGAGCCACCAAAAAAAGGCAATCTTCTAAACGCGTATCAACATGTTTGGGGATATTTTAAAAACAAAGCATCAGAGACAGAACGACAAAAATATGAAGAGTTGCTCGAAACATTTTCTGTAGATCATGATACATTACTCCCTTTTTTAAAAGAACTCACGTTAAAATATCAAGAACAATATCTACTACAGTCAAAACTTCTTTTTCCAAAAGAAGAAAAATAA
- a CDS encoding ABC transporter permease, with product MNKNVPYFIVAPGMILLLFFLMIPLATSILPTIFSDQGVTLSSYLDFFKDDYNMSIFWRTIRVSLIVTFISILLGIPTAYYIAGVSKKWRGILMAMTLFPLLTNSVIRSFAWINILGKTGVINTLLLKTGLIAAPLNLLYTEFAIIIGSVYLFLPTMIMTLVGVMENIEGEMLEAAETLGASPFTAFRKVVLPLSIPGTIVGSILVFTGTLTAYTTPQLLGGNQKMMMSTFLYQKANTIGDWNAASVLALIMIVVTLIVMKGLDIVAKKVDRREANNA from the coding sequence ATGAACAAGAATGTTCCGTATTTTATCGTAGCACCTGGAATGATTTTATTATTATTTTTCTTAATGATTCCTTTGGCGACAAGTATTTTACCAACTATTTTTTCAGATCAAGGGGTGACATTGAGCAGCTACCTCGATTTTTTTAAAGACGACTATAACATGTCGATCTTTTGGCGCACGATTAGAGTTTCATTGATCGTTACGTTTATTTCAATTTTATTAGGGATTCCAACCGCTTATTATATCGCTGGAGTTAGTAAAAAATGGCGTGGGATTTTAATGGCGATGACCTTGTTTCCGTTGTTGACTAATTCAGTAATTCGTAGTTTTGCTTGGATCAACATTTTAGGAAAAACTGGTGTAATCAACACATTGTTGTTGAAAACAGGTTTGATCGCTGCTCCTCTGAATTTATTATATACAGAGTTTGCAATTATTATTGGCTCTGTTTATCTTTTTTTACCAACGATGATTATGACGCTTGTGGGCGTGATGGAAAATATCGAAGGGGAAATGCTAGAAGCCGCTGAAACGTTAGGGGCAAGTCCATTCACAGCATTTCGGAAAGTTGTTTTGCCGCTTTCTATTCCAGGAACGATCGTTGGCAGTATCTTGGTTTTTACTGGGACACTGACAGCCTATACAACACCTCAATTGTTAGGTGGAAATCAGAAAATGATGATGTCGACCTTTTTATATCAAAAGGCCAATACTATAGGAGATTGGAATGCAGCGAGTGTTTTAGCCTTAATCATGATTGTTGTAACATTGATCGTTATGAAAGGCTTAGACATAGTAGCCAAAAAAGTTGATAGGAGAGAAGCAAACAATGCGTAA
- a CDS encoding ABC transporter permease, protein MRKQKGMTLIAILVFLFLFLPLCLIVVTSFGTAAAIQFPIKGFTLDWYAKALQSDTFMSSFKLSLMIGVLATVLALVVGIPASYALARYSVRGRNFIKSFFLSPTVIPGIVVGYTLFQYIVIKLGLPIFQGLLIGHFLISLPYIIRVVGSSMEQLDYSMEEVAWTLGCTKTRAFIQIVLPNVSSGIFAAFMLAFVNSFNNVPVSMFLSGPGVTMLPTSLLSYMEYNYDPTVSAISVMLMLLTMGLMFLIEKTLGLASIA, encoded by the coding sequence ATGCGTAAACAAAAAGGGATGACGTTGATTGCGATCCTAGTATTTTTATTTTTATTCTTACCACTTTGCTTGATTGTTGTGACGTCTTTTGGGACAGCCGCAGCAATTCAGTTTCCAATAAAAGGATTTACTTTAGATTGGTATGCAAAAGCGTTGCAGTCAGATACGTTTATGAGCAGTTTTAAATTAAGTTTAATGATTGGTGTATTAGCAACCGTTTTAGCATTGGTTGTTGGGATTCCAGCATCATATGCCTTAGCACGTTATTCAGTTAGAGGACGAAACTTTATTAAAAGCTTCTTTTTATCCCCAACTGTGATTCCGGGAATCGTTGTTGGATACACATTATTTCAATACATTGTCATCAAATTAGGCTTACCGATTTTTCAAGGGTTATTGATTGGGCACTTTTTAATCAGTTTACCGTATATTATTCGAGTAGTTGGTTCAAGCATGGAGCAGCTGGACTATTCGATGGAAGAAGTTGCTTGGACTCTAGGGTGTACGAAAACAAGGGCATTTATTCAAATCGTTTTACCAAATGTCTCTTCAGGCATATTTGCAGCCTTTATGTTAGCTTTTGTAAATTCATTCAATAATGTTCCAGTGTCGATGTTCTTATCTGGACCAGGAGTGACCATGTTGCCAACTTCTTTACTTAGTTACATGGAATACAATTATGATCCAACTGTTTCAGCCATTTCAGTAATGTTAATGTTACTTACAATGGGCTTGATGTTTTTGATCGAAAAAACATTAGGATTAGCTTCGATTGCGTAA
- a CDS encoding ABC transporter ATP-binding protein, producing MTFVDLKEIRVSYDGKQDILKDLSISMEKGELVSLLGPSGCGKTTTLRVIAGLIKPNDGSFTLDEDDLTKVPVHKRNFGMVFQSYALFPHLTIAENVAFGLKLRKESKGNTKEKVEKMLEVCGLENLGDRYPKQLSGGQRQRVALARALIIEPKLLLLDEPLSNLDAKLRVAMRIEIKRIQQQLGITTVFVTHDQEECFSISDKVAIMNNGVIEQYDSPEKIYRLPRTKFVAQFIGFENFFAVTKNAEGQYKSENGQLFTTTNPQPTATETVATIRPEDIEIVQELTHESVEGMVAIRTFLGKSYQYEVTTPLGKLLVNGTSEQIYETGDKINLAFPADKLVILEK from the coding sequence TTGACTTTTGTTGATTTAAAAGAGATACGTGTCAGTTATGATGGCAAACAAGATATATTAAAAGATTTGAGCATTTCAATGGAAAAAGGGGAGTTAGTTTCACTCCTTGGACCAAGTGGTTGTGGCAAAACAACAACGCTTCGAGTAATCGCAGGATTGATCAAACCAAACGACGGCAGTTTTACATTAGATGAAGATGACTTGACGAAAGTACCTGTGCATAAACGGAATTTTGGCATGGTATTTCAAAGCTATGCATTATTTCCACATCTGACGATTGCAGAAAATGTGGCATTTGGATTGAAATTAAGAAAAGAATCAAAGGGTAATACAAAAGAAAAAGTCGAAAAAATGCTTGAGGTCTGTGGATTAGAAAATCTTGGTGATCGTTATCCTAAGCAACTTTCAGGTGGACAAAGACAGCGTGTAGCTTTAGCTCGGGCCTTGATTATTGAACCAAAATTATTATTATTAGATGAACCATTAAGTAATTTAGATGCAAAATTAAGAGTAGCCATGAGGATCGAAATCAAACGAATTCAGCAGCAATTAGGTATAACAACAGTATTTGTGACCCACGATCAAGAAGAATGTTTTTCTATTTCAGATAAAGTCGCAATCATGAATAACGGCGTGATCGAGCAATACGATTCGCCAGAAAAAATTTATCGTTTACCAAGAACAAAATTTGTAGCACAGTTTATCGGGTTTGAAAATTTCTTTGCTGTGACAAAAAACGCGGAAGGTCAATATAAAAGTGAAAACGGTCAGTTATTCACTACGACTAATCCACAACCAACGGCAACTGAGACGGTTGCAACGATCCGTCCAGAAGACATTGAAATTGTGCAAGAACTAACGCACGAATCTGTTGAAGGGATGGTCGCAATCAGAACTTTCTTAGGAAAAAGTTATCAGTATGAAGTAACAACACCACTTGGAAAATTATTAGTCAATGGCACAAGTGAACAGATCTATGAAACAGGAGATAAAATCAATTTAGCTTTTCCAGCAGATAAACTAGTTATTTTAGAAAAATAA